ATGAACGCTAATTCGCCGTCCTTGGCTCCTGCGCAACCCATGCACTTCGAGGATATGATCCTCGAACAGGGCGATTTGATTTCGAAGAAGCTGCACCTCCTGAGCATGCAGCAGTTCCCGCCGAATGCCAAGAAACTGCTGCGCCAGTTTTCTCTCTCTGAGGTTGCTGATTTTCTTGGCGTCTCGCAAAGCACGTTGAAGAAGCTGCATCTCGAGGGCAAAGGCCCCGTCCCGCAGACGTCAACGTCGGGCAGGCGCTCCTATAGTGCCGAGCAGATGCAAGAACTGCGGCAGTATCTTGACCAGCACGGTCGCTCGGAGGCACGCAACTACGTGCCTTATCGGCGCGCCGGCGAGAAGCTCCAAGTCATTGCGGTCGTCAATTTCAAGGGCGGCTCCGGCAAGACCACGACAGCGGCACACCTGGCGCAATACATGGCGCTGACGGGTCATCGGGTTTTGGCTGTCGACCTCGACCCGCAAGCCTCGCTGTCCTCGCTCCATGGCTTCCAGCCTGAACTCGACCTGACACCGTCTCTTTACGAGGCGATCCGCTATGATGAGCAGCGGCGGCCGATCTCAGACATCATCCTGCCGACCAACGTCCCGGGCCTCGATATCGTGCCGGCGAACCTCGAACTGCAGGAGTTCGAGTACGACACGCCGCTTGCGATGACGAACAAGAGTTCGAACGAGGGCAAGACCTTCTTCACGCGCATCTCGCGCGCGCTTGCAGAGGTGGAGGATCGCTATGACGTGGTGATCATCGACTGCCCGCCACAACTCGGCTACCTGACGATCACGGCGCTCACCGCTGCGACGAGCGTACTCGTCACAATCCATCCGCAGATGCTCGATGTGATGTCTATGGGCCAGTTCCTGCTGATGCTCGGCGGCATTCTGAAGCCGATCCGCGAGGCTGGCGCCGCAGTCAATCTCGAGTGGTATCGCTACGTTATCACGCGCTATGAGCCGACTGACGGCCCACAGGCTCAGATGGTCGGCTTCATGCAGACGCTGTTTCATCAGTTCGTCTTGAAGAACCAGATGCTGAAATCGACGGCGATTTCGGATGCCGGGATCACCAAGCAGACACTTTATGAAGTCGACAAGGGCCAGATGACGCGTTCGACCTACGAGCGCGCGATCGAATCCTTGAATGCGGTCAATGCCGAAATCGCTGAACTCGTGCATGCGTCCTGGGGACGGAAAGTTGCCGGCTGACCGAGGAGCTCAGTCGATTTAGGGGAAATGGAGCAGGCAGATGGCGAGAAAAAATCTACTGGCGGGACTGGTAGACGCAGCGGAGATCCCGCAGGCGGATGTCGCGCCGGCCTATCCGATGCGCGGGGCATCGAAGAGCATGGTGCGTTCGCTTGACGAACTCTCCAAGCAGGCCGACAAGTTTCTCGAAGGCGAAGCCGTCGTCGACCTCGATCCCATGATGATCGATGGTTCCTTCGTCGCAGATCGATTGACGGATGATCGGGAGCAGTTTGAAGAATTGAAAGCGGCTATTGCCGAACGCGGCCAGGACACACCGATCCTCGTGCGCCCTCACCCGACCGCATCCGGCCGCTATCAGATCGTCTTCGGCCATCGCCGCGCGCGTGTGGCGCGCGAGCTCGGTCGTAAGGTCAAGGCAGTGGTCAAAGCGATCGATGACCGAGCGCACGTCATCGCCCAGGGGCAGGAAAACTCGGCCCGTGCCAACCTTTCGTTCATCGAACGTGCGAGCTTTGCCTCGCGGCTGGAAGCTCTGGGATACGACCGCGGTGTGATCGCGTCGGCGCTAGCTGCGGACAAGACCGCTATCTCGAAGATGATGAACGTCACTGAACGGGTGCCGCTTTCCGTTATCGAGCAAATCGGTACGGCACCCGCGACGGGAAGAGACCGATGGCTCGAACTGTCCTTGCTGGTCGGCAAGGCAGCGAATGCGGACAAGGTGAGCGACATCGTCGCCGATCCGAGCTTCGCATCGCTTGAAAGCGACGAGCGGTTCAATGCGCTCTTCAAGGCACTGAATACGTCGGGTCAACCGGTCCGGAAGGGGCCGCTGAAACCCAAGGAGAGCTGGCAGACGAGCGACAAGGCAGTCTCTGCTCAATATTCGAACTCCGGCAAGGCATTCGAGCTATCGATGAAATCGAAGAATGCTGGTCGGTTCGGGCAATATCTCGCTGAAAACCTGGACCGGCTCTATGCGGAATTCCTGGCAGCGAATGATGGGAAGGAAGACTGAACGCGCAAAAGAAAAAGGCCCCCAGACGGTAACCATCGTGGAAGCCTCTCTCATCGTTTAGCAGCCTGAGAATCGCATTTCCACGAATCACAGTCAAGAGTCTTTGGCACCGGAACGGGTGAGCGGACGTCTTTTGCCTGAAGTTAGGTGAAAGAAGATGCAAGGTGGAAATGTGACGACGCCCTTCGGGCGGCGGTCGGTGACGCTCGGCATGTTGGCAAGCCAATAC
The genomic region above belongs to Ensifer adhaerens and contains:
- the repB gene encoding plasmid partitioning protein RepB encodes the protein MARKNLLAGLVDAAEIPQADVAPAYPMRGASKSMVRSLDELSKQADKFLEGEAVVDLDPMMIDGSFVADRLTDDREQFEELKAAIAERGQDTPILVRPHPTASGRYQIVFGHRRARVARELGRKVKAVVKAIDDRAHVIAQGQENSARANLSFIERASFASRLEALGYDRGVIASALAADKTAISKMMNVTERVPLSVIEQIGTAPATGRDRWLELSLLVGKAANADKVSDIVADPSFASLESDERFNALFKALNTSGQPVRKGPLKPKESWQTSDKAVSAQYSNSGKAFELSMKSKNAGRFGQYLAENLDRLYAEFLAANDGKED
- the repA gene encoding plasmid partitioning protein RepA, which encodes MNANSPSLAPAQPMHFEDMILEQGDLISKKLHLLSMQQFPPNAKKLLRQFSLSEVADFLGVSQSTLKKLHLEGKGPVPQTSTSGRRSYSAEQMQELRQYLDQHGRSEARNYVPYRRAGEKLQVIAVVNFKGGSGKTTTAAHLAQYMALTGHRVLAVDLDPQASLSSLHGFQPELDLTPSLYEAIRYDEQRRPISDIILPTNVPGLDIVPANLELQEFEYDTPLAMTNKSSNEGKTFFTRISRALAEVEDRYDVVIIDCPPQLGYLTITALTAATSVLVTIHPQMLDVMSMGQFLLMLGGILKPIREAGAAVNLEWYRYVITRYEPTDGPQAQMVGFMQTLFHQFVLKNQMLKSTAISDAGITKQTLYEVDKGQMTRSTYERAIESLNAVNAEIAELVHASWGRKVAG